A part of Bacillota bacterium genomic DNA contains:
- a CDS encoding rod shape-determining protein: MAIDLGTANSLVYVTRRGVVMFEPSVVAIDEVSGEVLAVGSEAKQMIGRTPGAIRAVRPLKQGVIANFEMTKHLLRYLIRRGCRGRALVRPRVIVSVPADVTEVERRAVIDATIEAGARAAFLIEEAVAAAIGVGLPVQEPTGSMVVDIGGGMTNAAVISLGGIVSGCSVRVGGDDMDEAIVRHVRRNYNLMIGERTAEDVKIGIGSVWPLQEELSMEVRGRDYVTGLPKSITLTSQEVREALAEPMAAIAAGVRSTLENTPPELIGDVIDKEIVITGGGALLRGIDRYISKETGMPVRCGDNPLMSVVTGAGKALEEIDLLEKVANASRRVR, encoded by the coding sequence ATGGCAATAGACTTGGGCACCGCCAATTCGCTCGTGTACGTGACTAGGCGAGGCGTCGTCATGTTTGAGCCGTCGGTTGTAGCCATCGACGAAGTCAGCGGCGAGGTGTTGGCGGTTGGCAGCGAGGCCAAGCAAATGATCGGGAGGACGCCGGGGGCTATTCGTGCCGTACGCCCTCTGAAACAGGGCGTCATCGCGAATTTCGAGATGACCAAGCATTTGCTTCGCTACCTTATCCGGAGAGGATGCCGCGGAAGGGCGCTGGTGCGGCCGCGAGTCATCGTGTCGGTTCCCGCAGATGTGACCGAGGTGGAGCGAAGGGCGGTGATCGATGCCACCATTGAAGCAGGTGCCCGCGCGGCGTTTCTCATTGAAGAGGCCGTGGCGGCTGCTATCGGCGTAGGCCTGCCTGTCCAGGAACCGACGGGCAGCATGGTGGTGGACATCGGAGGCGGCATGACCAACGCCGCTGTGATCTCGCTTGGTGGTATTGTCTCTGGCTGTTCCGTGAGGGTTGGCGGAGACGACATGGATGAGGCCATAGTGAGGCATGTAAGGCGGAATTACAACCTGATGATAGGCGAGCGCACGGCGGAGGACGTCAAAATCGGCATAGGCTCTGTGTGGCCGTTGCAAGAGGAGCTCTCTATGGAGGTGCGCGGAAGAGACTATGTAACAGGTCTGCCGAAGAGCATCACGCTGACGTCACAAGAGGTCCGGGAGGCCCTGGCAGAGCCGATGGCGGCCATAGCCGCGGGCGTCCGCAGCACGCTCGAGAACACTCCGCCGGAGCTCATAGGCGACGTGATAGACAAGGAGATAGTCATCACCGGCGGAGGGGCGCTGCTGCGAGGCATCGACCGTTACATTTCGAAGGAAACAGGAATGCCGGTGAGATGCGGCGACAATCCGCTCATGAGCGTCGTGACAGGCGCGGGCAAAGCGCTCGAGGAGATTGATCTCCTTGAGAAGGTGGCGAATGCCTCTCGGAGGGTGAGGTAG
- a CDS encoding NAD(P)-binding domain-containing protein yields the protein MRAIVIGAGKVGFEIAKRLSEDGHDVVVIDRDEAVLREVEDNLDVLVVHGNGASARVLEEASIKDAGLFIAVTDVDEINIIACMIAKRLGVKRTIARIRNPEYQGLKNWTLSNKQLGIDAVINPEEAVAYEIIKFLRAPAATDIEYFADGKIQMVGFSVQEGSPIANKTISDASISYCTIGAISRQWEVLIPHGSTRILPGDDIFIIGKSGLPTENRLASWEKRPSRQERGHPGRREDGVHPCPVP from the coding sequence GTGAGGGCGATCGTGATAGGTGCCGGGAAAGTTGGGTTCGAGATAGCGAAGAGACTGTCAGAAGATGGGCACGACGTCGTGGTCATCGATCGAGACGAGGCTGTCCTCAGGGAGGTAGAGGACAACCTCGATGTGCTGGTTGTCCATGGCAACGGTGCGAGCGCCAGGGTCCTGGAAGAGGCCTCCATAAAAGACGCAGGGCTCTTCATCGCGGTGACCGATGTCGATGAGATCAACATCATAGCGTGCATGATCGCAAAGAGGCTGGGGGTCAAGAGGACGATCGCGCGCATAAGGAATCCGGAGTATCAAGGCCTCAAGAACTGGACGCTCTCGAACAAGCAACTCGGGATCGACGCGGTGATAAACCCAGAGGAGGCCGTGGCGTACGAGATAATCAAGTTTTTGAGGGCACCGGCGGCCACAGACATAGAGTATTTTGCGGACGGCAAGATCCAGATGGTGGGGTTCAGCGTCCAGGAGGGCTCCCCCATAGCCAACAAGACCATAAGTGACGCAAGCATATCCTACTGCACAATAGGCGCGATCTCACGACAGTGGGAGGTTCTGATCCCTCACGGGAGCACGCGCATCCTGCCTGGGGATGACATTTTCATCATCGGCAAGTCGGGCCTTCCGACGGAGAATAGGCTGGCTAGTTGGGAAAAGCGACCAAGCCGCCAGGAACGTGGTCATCCTGGGAGGCGGGAGGACGGGGTTCATCCTTGCCCAGTACCTTGA
- a CDS encoding TrkH family potassium uptake protein, giving the protein MSLKAVANVVGSLVILLGFLAIVPAGVSVYCREGDAPAFLLSMVIAVSSGAIVKRLSRGDQGVRNRECFAIVTLGWVAAATVGALPFVLYGTLPSFTDAFFEAISGFTTTGATMIADIEAQPHGILLWRSLLHWLGGMGIIVLFIAVLPNFGLEDARLFKVEVPGPVPERLEPRIRETARALWGIYAGMSLAEIILLCLGGMSLFDSVTHTFATVSTGGFSTKTASIGAWQSPFIQSTIIFFMLAAGGNFALYFRALHGRHRAILPDAELRFYLLVVIVATCTVALSLYFSGSSGLVGAVRDAAFQVSSVITTTGFATADFDAWPSLAKGILLGLMFIGGCTGSTSGAIKVARVLMVFKHGCRELQRLIHPKAVSVAKLNGEAIRPDVLNRVLGFVFLYVFVFISASLVMMALGLDMVSACSSVAATLGNVGPGLGIVGPTYTYVPLPALGKWVLSLCMLLGRLELYPVLVLLVPSFWLRY; this is encoded by the coding sequence GTGAGTCTCAAGGCTGTTGCCAACGTGGTAGGATCCTTGGTCATTCTGCTGGGCTTCCTTGCAATAGTCCCAGCGGGGGTCTCCGTATATTGTCGCGAGGGGGACGCCCCAGCTTTCCTGCTGTCGATGGTTATAGCTGTCTCGTCCGGAGCCATCGTTAAGAGACTTTCTCGCGGTGACCAGGGAGTGCGCAATAGAGAGTGCTTTGCCATAGTCACCCTCGGGTGGGTGGCGGCAGCGACCGTGGGGGCACTTCCGTTCGTCCTATACGGGACGTTGCCGTCGTTCACTGATGCGTTCTTTGAGGCGATCTCCGGATTCACCACGACGGGCGCAACGATGATCGCGGATATCGAGGCACAACCCCACGGGATACTGTTGTGGCGAAGCCTTCTTCATTGGTTGGGCGGCATGGGAATTATCGTCCTCTTCATTGCCGTTCTGCCCAACTTCGGGCTGGAGGACGCAAGGCTCTTCAAAGTAGAGGTTCCCGGCCCGGTCCCTGAGAGACTTGAGCCGAGGATAAGGGAAACCGCGAGAGCGCTTTGGGGTATATACGCGGGCATGTCCCTGGCAGAGATCATTCTCCTATGCCTAGGTGGCATGAGTCTCTTTGATTCGGTGACTCACACGTTCGCCACGGTGTCGACCGGGGGTTTCTCGACAAAGACAGCGAGCATAGGCGCGTGGCAAAGTCCATTTATCCAGTCCACGATAATCTTTTTCATGCTTGCCGCTGGGGGGAACTTCGCCCTCTACTTCCGCGCGCTTCATGGCCGCCACAGGGCTATTCTCCCTGACGCTGAACTACGGTTTTATCTCCTGGTGGTGATCGTGGCAACTTGCACGGTAGCCTTGAGCCTCTACTTCAGCGGATCGTCAGGGCTTGTTGGCGCGGTGCGAGATGCGGCTTTCCAAGTATCATCGGTGATAACGACTACTGGGTTTGCCACTGCCGATTTTGATGCCTGGCCGTCTCTCGCCAAAGGGATCCTTTTGGGCTTGATGTTCATCGGAGGGTGCACCGGCTCCACGAGCGGTGCGATCAAGGTGGCCCGGGTGCTCATGGTTTTCAAACACGGGTGCAGGGAGCTTCAGAGGCTGATTCACCCGAAGGCGGTTTCAGTCGCGAAGCTGAATGGTGAAGCTATCAGACCCGATGTCTTGAACAGGGTTCTCGGATTCGTGTTCCTGTATGTATTCGTTTTCATTTCGGCCTCCCTTGTGATGATGGCGCTGGGCCTAGACATGGTGAGCGCGTGCTCGTCGGTGGCGGCCACCCTCGGGAATGTGGGCCCGGGGCTGGGGATCGTCGGGCCGACGTATACCTATGTACCTCTGCCTGCCTTAGGCAAATGGGTGCTAAGCCTTTGCATGCTGCTTGGAAGGCTTGAGCTCTATCCGGTCCTGGTGTTGCTGGTGCCGAGCTTCTGGCTGAGATACTAA
- a CDS encoding BON domain-containing protein: protein MAIDERDRQLTVKVLKAIRDDAGLQGYEINVTARDGVVHLGGIVDVLAEKARAEEIASGVDGVVAVENDLTVCTDGAITDADVAFEVSEELRLDPKVDTGQIYAESQRGTVHLYGKADSPVAEQAAITAASRARGVEEVVSHIRVNSDTPPASPVAVGRGGKVIPAATDEPASHEEVPEPNNGHAGMGPRRQAPVPQEAAYEIKRALGDHPSLAERVSVSTADGKIVLRGEVADLEQKRAVEKIVGPIIERFGREIVGLDMRITVDTR, encoded by the coding sequence GTGGCTATCGATGAGCGCGACCGCCAACTCACCGTGAAAGTACTGAAGGCCATTCGAGACGACGCAGGGCTCCAGGGGTATGAGATAAACGTGACCGCCCGGGATGGTGTTGTTCACCTCGGGGGCATTGTGGACGTGCTCGCGGAGAAAGCAAGAGCCGAGGAAATAGCGTCAGGCGTCGATGGAGTCGTCGCGGTGGAAAACGACCTCACCGTGTGCACAGACGGGGCCATCACCGACGCCGACGTGGCTTTCGAAGTCTCCGAAGAGCTTAGGCTCGATCCCAAGGTTGACACAGGCCAGATCTACGCGGAGAGCCAGCGGGGCACGGTCCACCTGTACGGGAAAGCTGACTCCCCCGTCGCGGAGCAGGCTGCCATCACCGCAGCCTCGAGGGCGCGCGGAGTCGAAGAAGTGGTGAGTCACATCAGAGTTAACAGCGACACTCCTCCTGCTAGCCCGGTCGCAGTGGGCCGTGGGGGCAAAGTCATACCGGCGGCAACGGATGAGCCCGCCAGTCACGAGGAAGTCCCAGAGCCGAATAACGGCCATGCGGGCATGGGTCCGCGCCGGCAAGCTCCGGTACCACAGGAGGCAGCCTACGAAATCAAGCGGGCTTTGGGCGATCACCCGTCGCTCGCAGAACGTGTGTCGGTCTCGACTGCGGACGGCAAAATCGTCCTCCGCGGCGAGGTCGCGGATCTCGAACAAAAGCGCGCCGTCGAAAAGATCGTAGGGCCCATCATCGAGCGCTTTGGCAGAGAAATCGTCGGCCTCGACATGCGCATCACTGTCGACACTCGCTGA
- a CDS encoding slipin family protein: MRAILEKAGKVAGDRGCRAGVPRRAAEGCGEVVELASGLREVALVVFWFVAAWWGLWTVLALIARVRLLFAFMLGLGVLWGSLAFSLAGSVLSFLLIIIPIFILPKMPRIIPEYQRGVLFRFGRLAGVLRPGLNVIFPFGIDKLWMVDLRTFTIDVPKQEIITRDNVPVIVDAVVYFNVYEPSLAVTKVANYVQSTTLLGQTILRSVLGQHELDDMLAKREQLNEELRSLLDRATDPWGVKVSAVEIKAVELPETMKRAMAKQAEAERERRAKVISADGEFEAAEKLRQAAIVIGNEPTALQLRYLQTLTEIAIEKNSTILFPLPMEILRYFGARPETPA; this comes from the coding sequence ATGCGTGCGATCCTGGAGAAAGCCGGGAAAGTCGCCGGGGACCGAGGATGTCGCGCGGGCGTCCCCAGGCGAGCTGCGGAAGGGTGCGGGGAGGTGGTGGAGTTGGCATCAGGGCTACGCGAAGTAGCTTTGGTGGTATTCTGGTTCGTGGCGGCGTGGTGGGGATTGTGGACGGTCCTCGCACTCATAGCAAGGGTGCGGCTGCTCTTCGCGTTCATGCTCGGCTTGGGCGTCCTCTGGGGCTCGCTCGCGTTCAGCCTCGCGGGCTCGGTCTTATCGTTTCTCCTGATCATCATTCCCATCTTCATCCTTCCGAAAATGCCGAGGATCATTCCTGAGTATCAGCGCGGCGTGCTGTTCAGGTTCGGGCGGCTAGCAGGGGTGTTGCGCCCCGGCCTCAATGTCATCTTTCCGTTTGGCATCGATAAGCTGTGGATGGTGGACCTGCGCACGTTCACCATCGACGTTCCAAAACAGGAGATCATAACCCGCGACAACGTCCCCGTTATCGTGGACGCGGTCGTTTACTTCAACGTATACGAGCCGAGCCTCGCCGTGACCAAGGTTGCGAACTACGTTCAGAGCACCACGCTCCTTGGTCAAACCATCCTCCGCTCCGTTCTCGGGCAACACGAGCTCGATGACATGCTTGCCAAGCGTGAGCAGCTGAACGAGGAACTGAGATCTCTCCTGGACCGGGCTACAGATCCTTGGGGCGTGAAAGTGTCGGCAGTGGAGATAAAGGCAGTTGAGCTTCCCGAGACTATGAAGCGGGCCATGGCGAAACAGGCGGAAGCGGAGAGGGAACGCAGGGCGAAGGTGATATCGGCGGACGGCGAGTTTGAAGCCGCCGAGAAGCTGCGGCAAGCGGCCATCGTCATAGGGAACGAGCCCACAGCACTTCAGCTCAGGTACTTGCAGACTCTGACCGAGATCGCGATAGAGAAGAACTCCACGATCCTCTTCCCCTTGCCGATGGAGATCTTAAGGTATTTCGGCGCCCGGCCCGAGACACCGGCCTGA
- the thrS gene encoding threonine--tRNA ligase, with product MTLRKGRGEGEVAQPISGTLRAESQGDAEERGTDARVTVDLDTDEGREILRHSTAHVLAQAVKRLFPEVKLAIGPAIENGFYYDFDKPEPFTLDDLGRIEEEMRRIVSENLPIVREEISRDDALALFRKMDEPYKLELIEDLPQDEVVSVYRQGEFVDLCRGPHLASTGEIRAFKLLNVAGAYWRGDEKRKMLQRIYGTAFPTEAGLQAYLHVLEEAERRDHRKLGKELDLFSLHEEAGAGLVYWHPKGAMIRKVIEDFWREEHLRRGYQLVYSPHIARRDLWEISGHWGWYRENMYSPIDIDGVEYLLKPMNCPFHILMYKTRTRSYRDLPIRWAELGTVYRYERSGVLHGLLRVRGFTQDDAHLFMRPDQLEDELVGVLDLVEFMMRSFGYKDYDMELSVRDPGNKEKYVGSDEVWNMAEGALVAALDRKGLPYTRMEGEAKFYGPAIDVKVKDALGRGWQGPTIQVDFNLPERFDLEYIGEDNSPHRPVMIHRTVLGSMERFVAGLVEHYAGAFPVWLAPVQVRVIPIADRHVDYARKVASELADAKVRVEVDDRSEKIGYKIREAQVEKVPYMLVAGDREAERGTVSVRSRGQGDLGPMSLTDFKARVLREIEAKV from the coding sequence ATTACGTTGAGGAAAGGCCGAGGTGAAGGAGAAGTGGCTCAACCGATTTCTGGTACGCTTCGCGCGGAATCACAGGGGGACGCAGAGGAGAGAGGCACAGACGCAAGGGTGACGGTGGACCTCGATACCGACGAGGGCCGAGAGATACTCCGGCACTCTACCGCGCACGTGCTGGCGCAAGCCGTGAAGCGCCTTTTCCCGGAAGTGAAGCTAGCCATAGGGCCTGCAATCGAGAACGGGTTCTACTATGATTTCGACAAGCCGGAACCCTTCACCCTCGATGACTTGGGCCGCATAGAGGAAGAGATGCGCAGGATTGTGTCCGAGAACCTGCCGATAGTCCGAGAGGAGATCTCGCGGGACGATGCGTTGGCGCTCTTCCGCAAGATGGACGAGCCGTACAAACTCGAGCTCATCGAGGACCTTCCGCAGGATGAGGTCGTTAGCGTTTACCGGCAGGGCGAATTCGTCGACCTGTGCCGCGGGCCTCATCTGGCCTCCACCGGCGAGATCAGGGCGTTCAAGCTGCTCAATGTGGCGGGGGCTTACTGGCGCGGCGACGAAAAGCGCAAGATGTTGCAGCGCATTTACGGGACGGCGTTTCCAACCGAGGCGGGGCTCCAGGCATACCTTCACGTGCTGGAGGAGGCCGAGAGGCGAGACCACCGGAAGCTCGGCAAGGAGCTCGACCTTTTCAGCCTCCACGAAGAGGCTGGCGCGGGCCTTGTCTATTGGCATCCCAAGGGTGCCATGATTCGGAAGGTGATCGAGGATTTCTGGCGCGAGGAGCACCTGAGGCGCGGTTACCAACTTGTGTACTCGCCTCACATAGCCCGGCGCGATCTCTGGGAGATATCCGGCCACTGGGGTTGGTACCGCGAGAACATGTACTCCCCCATCGACATAGACGGCGTGGAATACCTCCTGAAGCCTATGAACTGCCCGTTCCACATCCTGATGTACAAAACGCGGACCCGCTCCTACCGCGATCTCCCCATCAGGTGGGCGGAGCTCGGCACGGTGTATCGATACGAGCGCAGCGGCGTGCTCCACGGCTTGCTGCGGGTACGGGGGTTCACCCAAGATGACGCACACCTCTTCATGCGTCCCGATCAGCTCGAGGACGAGCTCGTGGGGGTGCTGGACCTTGTGGAGTTCATGATGAGATCTTTCGGGTACAAAGACTATGACATGGAGCTGTCCGTGCGTGACCCCGGCAATAAGGAGAAGTACGTGGGGTCGGACGAGGTGTGGAACATGGCCGAGGGCGCGCTCGTCGCCGCGCTCGACCGGAAGGGGCTTCCCTACACAAGGATGGAGGGCGAGGCGAAGTTCTACGGCCCTGCCATAGACGTAAAGGTGAAAGACGCGCTCGGTCGGGGCTGGCAGGGCCCTACGATTCAGGTCGACTTCAACCTGCCGGAGAGATTCGACTTGGAGTACATCGGCGAGGACAACTCCCCGCACCGTCCCGTCATGATTCATCGCACCGTTCTGGGGTCCATGGAGCGGTTCGTTGCCGGGCTCGTCGAGCACTATGCGGGAGCGTTCCCAGTGTGGCTTGCGCCCGTTCAAGTGCGGGTCATTCCCATAGCCGATCGGCACGTGGACTACGCGCGGAAGGTTGCCTCCGAGCTCGCAGATGCGAAGGTCCGCGTGGAGGTGGACGACCGCAGCGAGAAGATCGGGTATAAGATCCGCGAGGCCCAGGTCGAGAAGGTGCCTTACATGCTGGTGGCGGGCGACAGAGAGGCGGAACGCGGGACGGTGTCGGTGCGCTCGCGGGGCCAGGGCGATCTCGGCCCCATGTCGCTGACGGATTTCAAGGCCAGGGTCTTGCGGGAGATCGAGGCGAAGGTGTGA
- a CDS encoding translation initiation factor IF-3, producing MAKDLRVNEAIRAREIRLIDENGEQLGIMVVREGLRIAAERGLDLVEVAPNAKPPVCRLLDYGKYKYEQAKRDREARKKQRTMDIKEVRMTPKIEGHDFQVKVRNAQKFLQDGDKVKATVRFRGREIVHADIGRALLLDLAEEVKDYGVIEREPRVEGKHMIMVLAPKQAG from the coding sequence ATCGCCAAAGACTTGAGGGTGAACGAGGCGATCCGGGCCCGAGAGATCAGGCTCATCGATGAGAACGGGGAGCAGCTCGGGATCATGGTGGTCAGGGAGGGCCTGCGGATCGCAGCGGAGAGGGGCCTTGACCTTGTCGAGGTTGCGCCCAACGCTAAGCCGCCTGTGTGCCGGTTGCTCGATTATGGCAAGTACAAGTACGAGCAGGCGAAGCGCGACAGAGAGGCCCGGAAGAAACAGCGGACCATGGACATCAAGGAAGTCAGGATGACGCCCAAGATCGAGGGCCACGATTTCCAGGTGAAGGTGAGGAACGCCCAAAAGTTTCTTCAGGACGGAGACAAGGTCAAGGCAACCGTGAGGTTTCGTGGCCGCGAGATCGTTCACGCCGACATCGGCCGCGCGTTGCTCTTGGACCTCGCTGAGGAGGTCAAAGACTATGGGGTCATCGAGCGAGAGCCCAGAGTTGAGGGCAAGCACATGATCATGGTGCTCGCCCCGAAACAGGCCGGATGA